The Canis lupus familiaris isolate Mischka breed German Shepherd chromosome 34, alternate assembly UU_Cfam_GSD_1.0, whole genome shotgun sequence region CAGCTTATAGGTGCACAGCTGTGTGCAATGTaatcttagaattattttaatgagtTAGTTTATGACAATCCATCCACTCCTATTTTATTGATGTTTAGGTGGTTTCCAAATCTTTGCCAATACTAAAGAAGCCTGTGAAGACTCTAACCATGtataatttgtctttatttacGATTAGGTTGCTTTTCTTGGAATTGTATGTTTCCTCAGGCCCAGTGTCCTCCAAGTGGACTTTACTGGCTTGGAGGAAATGAGCACTCTTCTTTGCAGACTTACCTTGAGAGGTTTGCAGTTGAGTACTTTCAGATGACTAATTTTTTATTGTCTAGTTACCACAAACTGCTTAACGTAGTATTTTTGGCATTTATTGCcaattcagattttctacttttaGATGTTAAGGGTTTACTGAAAGCCccatttcaatatttcaaaaccccataacatttttcaaaattgcactggtttccttttttgttatgtaagccttgattatttcctttctaattaGTGTGTATTATTTGTGGCCCGCACGCAGAAATAAGCTGAAAGTCTCATCACTCCGTTTTGTGAAAATGCCCAACCTAgtgtaggtattcagtaaattgGTAAATCCATGTTAACAGTGACCCCAGCCTGGTTGCCAGGATACAGCCGGAGCTTTAAGCCAGGAGCATCTGTAATTGTGTTCATGCCACCAAGGTCAGGAGGCATGAGAGCCTTCCTAGCACCATCCATATCTCCCTGACACACCGCTGTGCCTCGGCCTCTCCAAGTCAGCACCACTGCCTGAAGCAGCCAGTGCTTTCTGCCTTCCTATTTACATATCTTTATATACAACTGTACTTCAAAGATTGTTTATATTAGACATTTTAACTTACTTTACTTGTATTTCACGTATTTGAGACCTGTTTCTCTCCCCAGCTGTGTCATGAGTGGCAATTGTGTGAggccttgttttttttattcctccttcTTTTAATCCCCTAAGACGCAGTACTATGCAGCTTATAGGTAGAACTGAACGGAGTAGATGATACAATTGTGACAGatgcattttattccttttatatggTTAATGGCTTTATTATTTACTTCAAGGTATATCTCCATGAATAACTTAAATGACCCCCCAAATTGGAATATCCGGCCTAATTCCAGGGCTGATGGGGGTGATGGAAGCAGATGGAATTATGCCCTGTTGGTTCCAATGCTGGGATTGGCTGCTTTTCGTAAGTCATGGCTTTCCTGACATTTGCATCTTGGGGCTAGAAGTGTGAATCTTAAAGATCTTGGGCTTTGGACCCTGGCAGGTGCAAGTGTACATCCTTGTATTATCCCATACAATGAGTCCGAGGCAAATTAAtgccctgggcctcagtctccctatCCATGGAATCATTATGAGGGCTAAATAACACAAGAGACTCCATGTGGAGTGGGTTTTCGTCACTGTTAGCTCCCGTTCCAGACTTCACTGCTTGGAAGGGGGCTCTCTTGGTTCAGTTGCCCTCATAAGGACTGACAGGGAATAATAAAATAGgtgtaaaataaaacaacaacaacaaaaaagggacacctgggtggctcaccagttgagcatctgtctgcctttggctcagggtgtgatcctggggtcctgggatctagtcccacatcaggctccctgcatggagcctgcttctccctctgcctatgtctctgcctctctctgtgtgtttctcaggaataaataaagaaagaaaaaagaaaaccagtttgGTCATCTTCATCTGTTTCATGTTTAGGGAATCAGTGTGAAAACCTCTGCTCAGTCTGGCCAGATTCTCTCTAATTTGAACTGACTTTGGGGAAGTCTAGTTTGAATATCACTTTGGGGAAATTACCAGTTACTGGTCGGTTATAATTATTCTAGcctttagcttttattttctactaCATGATAGTTTTCTATTATTTAGGAATTCGTATTATGTTTTATCATATCCCACAGTTCTGGGTTGGCACTTAAGAATATGAGAAACCAACTAATTGGAAGAAAAGCATGAGCTCCTCTCTATTTGCAGTGAtacttctatttattcattcattcattcgttcgttcgttcattcatgagatacagggagagaggcacagacacaggcagagagagaagcaggctccatgcagggagcccaatgcaggactcgatcctggatctccaggatcatgccctggactgaaggcggcgctaaaccactgaggccacccaggctgccctgcaatGATACTTTTaatggagagagagcatctcaagcaaaGTCCCCCCTGAGGCAGAGTTTCACacaggctcgatctcatgaccccaagatcatgactggagccaaagctaagagccacacaggcaccccttgGCAGTATAATTTCTGAACTATGTAGTAAAACGTTTTTGGAGAATCTTTACAGAaaacttttaacttttcattcttaTAATGCTACCTAAGCAagacaataaagaagaaaaaacaaactattcCTTGACCCTTTTCTGGGACAGAAACAACATTTCAAAAGTACAAGAAGGCAAGAACCTCAAATAGTAAAAGTTGTTATGCAAGGCTATAAAAGCTAGAGTCTGGAAAACAAAGGGAACATGAGAGTCGCTCCAGGGCCTGTCCCAGCCTCAAAACTAATTAATCGTTGTTAGTCAGTGTAATTTAATGTTAAGCCTTCTAAGTCACTCATCGAATTCATCACCCTAGCCACAGGCAACAGGTAGTGGTTCCAAAGGTTAGGAGAATTTGCAAGGTGGCAGGCTGGTGAGCTTCTAAGTGGCAACACCCTTAGGGCTGGGTTTGGATCTGCCCAGTTCCTGGCCTAGGAGCAGGCACTGTGCAGATCACTGAATCGCAAAAACCACCTGCTCCTGTCAGCCTCCTTGGGAGTCGATGTTTAGTTTTTTAGGAAAGTGCCAAAATGTTTTCCCGGGTGGCAATACCATTTTGCATCCTTATCAGCAGTAtgtgagtgatccagtttcttggcatccttaccagcatttgatgaggtcactgttttattttacacccttgtgggtttttttttttttttttcacccttgtgggtttaatttgcatttccctgatggctaataatgttgagcatcctttcacaTTCTTATTTGCCATTGGTATAgcctcttctgtgaaatgtctctttctgtcttttggccattttctAACTATGGTTTTtgtgttgagttttgagagtttttactATATTCTGGATTCTAGTATTTTGCTGGATTTCTGGTTTGCCAGTATCTTCTTCCACTCAGTAACTTGTTTTTCCGTTCTCTAAATGGGGACTTTTACAGAgcaaactttttaattttggtaagtttggtcttttgattttttctttgatggaTCATGCTTTTCTTCCAGAGAGCTCATCACCTAGCCCTAGATCTCAAAGATTCTCACATTGTTTCTTGAAagtttagttttacattttatcattttatgtgtaagtccatgatccattttgaattaatctttttttttttttttttttgtagtataaCATATGACacttaggttttctttcttcttttccaatctgtttcctgtttgtcttttatttccttttactttcttgcACTGGCTAACGCTTCTAGGCCTCCACTGAGaagttcccattttcttttttctttttttttaatttttatttatttatgatagtcacagagagagagagacagagacacaggcagagggagaagcaggctccatgcaccgggagcccgacgtgggattcaatcctgggtctccaggatcgcgccctgagccaaaggcaggcgctaaaccgctgcgccacccagggatcccgaagttcCCATTTTCTAGGAAGAGCGTTCGATCTTCACCATTAAGGGccatgttagctatgggttttcaTAGCTGTTCTTTATCAAGGCAAGGAAGCTTCtcctcaggttttcttttctttctttcttttttttttaaagattttatttatttatttggtagggagagcacaagcaaagggaatgtcagacagagggagagggagaagctggctccactgagcagagaacctgatgtgaggctcaatcccaagaccctgggaccacaacctgagccaaaggcagatgcttaactgactgagccacccagacatcccagtttttattttctttttgagtttttatcaCCTATAGGTGTTGACTTTTGTCAGATGTTTTTCTGTATCAGTTGATgggatcatgtgattttttttttcatactattcATATGTTGgtttacattgattgatttttgaatattgaaccagtctcacattttataagtaatctctactttgggatggggggacacctgggtggctcaatcgattaaatgtccgactcttggtttcagctcaggtcatacaTGTTCTCATGGGTCTTgcttgggatccagccctttgtcaggctgtgtgctcagcagggagtctgcttgaagagtctctccctctgccgttcctctgctcatgtgcacttgctcacactctctctcaaataaataaataagcctttttttgttttaagatgtatttatttattagagagagagagagacagatagtgacagcacaagcagggaggagagggagaagcaggctgcccctgtaagcagggagtctgatacggggcttgatcccaggaccccgggatcatgacctgagaccaaggcagatgcttaaccaactgaaccacccaggcaccccaataaataaaccttaaaaaacaaatcactttGTCCTGCCATATAatctttcttatatattatagaattatgtgccagtatttttttttaattttttaaaagattttatttatttattcatgagagacacagagagagagaggcagagacacagagaccaggcagagggagaaccaggctccacgcagggagcccaaggcaggactcgatcccgggcctccaggatcttgccctgagccaaagatggtgctgaactgctgagccacccgagctgccctaattttttttttaagagagtacaagagtgggggagggactgagggaaagggtcaaccagacttggtgctgagcacggagcctgacacagggctcaatcccacaaccccaagaccatgacctgagccaaaatcaaaggttGGATGCCTCAATCaaaagagccacccaggtgcccccaaaattttacttatttttcacatGGTAAATAGTGTCataaatcaccttttaaaaagaCTGCACCAAAATAATACTTATATCAACTATATCCTAGgaaaataaatagctttaaaatacttaaaacaggTAATATTTAACTTTCAAAAAGATAATAACAAAACATGTACACAGATCTAGACAATCGGACCTCACCCACAGTAAGAAACGATAAGTACTATGGACACATTGAAAATACATGTTAAGTATTAGGATGCTGACTGGATGCAGTGGAGGTGTTACAGATTTCACGGTGCTTATTCTTGACAGAATTGTCTGAAGAATGACTTTAAAACTTTCTGAGTGGCAGAAGACAGGACAGTTGGCCAGAAAGAAGCATGTCTTCGTTTCCTGGAACACTTCTTTTACAAAGGCAGTCAACCAGTCCCAAAAGTTTAAGTACAGTGACATATCTGGTTTTAAATGAAATTCctggaaagctttttaaaaagctgttccggggatccctgggtggcgcagcggtttagcgcccgcctttggcccagggcgtgatcctggagacctgggatcgaatcccacgtcgggctcccggtgcatggagcctgcttctccatctgcctatgtctctgcctctctctctctctctctctctctctgtgactatcataaataaataaaaatttaaaataaaataaaataaaataaaataaaataaaataaaataaaataaaataaaataaaataaaataaaaagctgttctgtattttctataCTGAAGGATGGTTAAGTACTCCGCAAACTGCACAGTTCTTTCATCCTTTAGTAGGAGGTTAACACTGGCCATTCCTACTAGAAATACTCTTTTTTGCCCAAAGTTTCACATAATAAATGAGTAGGTCAGTGGAGGAAACAGCACCAATAAAAAGCTCACGAAGCCACCATCCCAGGCAGAGAGGTGAGTTACTGGAACTACTTAGGTAAAAGAAACTCCCACTGTTATAATAACTTCAACTCAATCTAACCTACCTATAATCCACTTTCATATGCTGCACATTGAAGAAAAACACAGTAGATGGAATATAACTGATGTCAAAACAGGAGTTTGGTCCACATCCACCAGATATATAGCAGCCATTTTACTCAGGTCAGGAGAGGTTTTAGAAAGTATATCATCTAGCTGCAGACAGACAGGATCCTCATCTCTCCCAAACCTGGGGATCAACCCCTTCTCTGCGGTACTTTTTATTGCGtggtctatttcttttttgctatttAGCTTGGGCAACAGGAAGCTCATcttgaaataatccaaatattaaTCCTCGCTGTCAATCTTCATTTGTACAGGTCACCTCTTGCTCTTCCGCTTCAGTGGCGTCCGCGACCCTCCTGTCCAAAAAAGTCAGGACGTCGGCCATGTGCCAGTATTTTGTTCAGggttttttatgtctttgttcaTATGGGGTTTGTTATGGGTTGTTTGCTCTTTGGAAGGATTCTCTCTTCTTACACTTACTTCAGCATCATATTttttatgtcagttatatttttcggttcaaaatattcatttgctcatttttatatctCCTATCTCTGTGCTTAGACTTTGTATTATCATGCTTGCCCTTAAACTCTTTGTCAGGTAACCCTAACATCTCTGTCCTCTCAGTATTGGCATCTactgattatctttttaaattcaatttgagatctttctggttcttggtatgaAGAGTGATTTTCCATTGAAACCTGTGTATTTTGGGTATTATATCATGAGGCTGACCTTTTATTTGGACATTCAACGGCTTCTTGGACAAGAAGACTCTGGCAGGGGAAGAGTGGTGCTGCTGCCTCACTCCCAGGTGGGGATGGAAGtccaggctccccacaaagccTCCTGTCCACAGGCACCCAGACGAAGGGTCCCCTCATTCCCAGTGGGCAGGTGTGGGAGCTGCAGCTCCTGCAGGGTCTTGcggctgggagaggcaggagggtctTGTTACTGCTGCCCCGTTGGCCACCTCTGACACCAccccaggggagcaggaggggctccCATCAGCCTTTGCCTGGCGGGTGGAATGGGGCCGCAGTACCTCTGTAGCAGGAGTAGAGTGTTTATTATCAAAGCTCTGTCCTGCTAGGCCACCTCTCTAGCCCTTTGGCCAGAGAGAGCAGGCTTACACTATGGCTTTTTGAAGGGAAGTCTTCACTGTTGGCATTTCAGCTCCAAGTCTGGGAGTGTGAGGCTGAACAAAACCCCAGGGACTCAGAATCATAGTGTTCTTTGGGTCCCAAGGTCCCTGGCCAGTCCACCCACGGTTCTCCACCTTTCAGAACCCCATTGTGTTTGTTGTACTTATAGTGCAACAAACTGCTGAGCAGGCTTCtgaccctgctgagcaggaagacTAGGAAAGTACTCTGTTCCATTCCCTCAAAAGCAggaggctccccccccccccccgccttcggAATCTATCTAGGACTCTGCACACTTGTGTCTGCCTGGAGTCATAAGGTATGGTTCTCCAGGACCAGACCCAGATGTAGGGTTTTTCCATTTTGCTTCCACACTTTCCTCTGCATACCTCCCTTGTCATCACCCCTGCATGtgtcccacctcctccaggaggccttcctGATTCAGTGCTACCTACCCCAGATGCCCCGATAATTATAGCGTACCTCAGTTCTGTGTGTTCTGTGTTTCAATTGTGGTTCTTTCATTAGATCATCCCTGGATTATGGCAACAGTGGCCTCCTGGCTCTGGTTCCCTCTGTGACCAtctgccccctcctgcctctcaTCTTCCAGTTCTTATCAGAGTCTTTGAGGACTTGTATTGTTCAGCACCTGCTGGCTTCCAGAGCCTGCTCTAGCTTCTCCTTAACAGAGCCCATCACTCCTGGAAGTGATCTGCTCAGAACATGTGATGCCCACTCAAGTCCCTGTTCATTCTGCCAGAGgaacctttctattttttttttaatacttctttatttatttgtgagagagacagagagagaggcagagacacaggcagagggagaagcagactcctcacagggagcctgatgcgggactctctctatcccaggaccccaggatcacgccctgagctgaaggcagacagatgctcaaccgctaggcacccaggtgtccccagaaggaCCTTTCCTACCAGCCGCTCCTCATTTTTCCAGACTGGTTCCCATTCACCTCTTTTGGGAACCCCTCCCAACTGCACCCCAGACTGAATTAGTCCTTCTTTCCTCCACTTCACACATACCCCTCTGTGCTCATCAAATGATCTTGTAACTGCTACTCTACTGGTCATCTCCCTTGCCTGTGAACTTGGGTGAAAGGAGGAGATAAagatgctatatgttggcaatagGACTTAGTTGAGGAAGGAATATGTTCGGTTTTATGCTTATAGAGTTGGGGTGGTAGCAGCACTTCCAGTGGAAATGACTTTCAGGTGTATGGAAATACTGCCTTGGAGGTGGTTGGTGTCATGGGCCAGTGAAGATTCCCAAGGGACACAGGGTAAGAAGACCCAAATGGCAACGACACCACCTTGAATGTTGGGGATGGAAAAGGAACCTCCCTGGCACTGGATTTCTCCATGCAGCAGAGGACAGCCTCCTCAGTCTGTCCCATGCTTGTGAGAGTCAAGTTTCCCTGGTTTGGGGAAAGGGAGCCAGACCATGTGTTGAAATTGAACATCTTACTCCACCTTATTTGTATGTACCCTTGTCAGAATAGAAGCGAGCATCTTGGACTTGGGCTACTTACTGGAGATGACCAGGCGAGTCTGAATGTACTTTGCAATCACTCAGTTCTGTAATCACCCACCAGTAATACAGGAAGCATAGCAGTATTGACCTTTAAACTTTGCCAATAGGACGTGGGGGCGCTGTGGCCAGAGTACACAGCCGTGGTGGGCTTGAGAGTGAAAGAAAGCCATGGGAGATTTTTTCAGCCATAGAAGAGGAGGCTGGAAGGGGAACTGCCAGCAACCTTGTCACACTTGTCTTTTGGTAGCCcgtatttaattttaagataagaaTTTTGATGATCATATGGCTTTATACAAAATGTTATCCGTACCTTTCAAGGCTTAAGATTTTATTGAAGTGCTGTCCTTAGGTGctttagattttcaaaataaagattatagAACCTTAGCTCAGACTGCTTATTAAGTGTGTTTTTCCTCCCCAATTTATTTGTGTCAGGTTGGATATGGTCTAGGGAGTCccagaaagagatagaaaaagagagagaagcgtACCGTCAGAGAACAGTTGCTTTCCAGCAGGATCTCGAAGCCAAGTACCACGCTGTGATCTCAGAAAACCGGCGTGCGGTCGCTCACTTGTCTTTGGAacttgaaaaggaacaaaatagaacGACCAGTTACCGAGAAGCCCTCATCTCTCAGGGGCGCAAGTTGGTAGAAGAAAAGAAGCTTCTGGAACAGGAGCGGGCTCAGGTCATGCAAGAGAGGAGACAGTTGCAGCCCTTGAGAAGCGCGTATCTGAGCTTTCTGGAAAAGGAAGATGACTGGCAAAGGAGGGCCAGGCTTGTGCTGAAAGAGTTTGAAGACGCGCTTACAGAGAGACAGAACATCTACTGCAGCCTGCTCCTGCCCCGGGGCAGGCGGCTGGAAATTGAGAAGAACTTACTGGTCCGAGCAGCCACTGACCCAGTTGCCGCGGACCTGCAGATGGCAGCTGGCCTGACCGACATATTTAAGCATGACACATACTGTGGCGACGTCTGGAATACCAACAAACGCCAGAACGGGAGACTCATGTGGCTGTATCTCAAATACTGGGAGCTAACTGTTGAGCTGAGGAAGTGTCAGAGAGTCGAGAAAGCCATCCTGGAGAAGTAGGGTAGGAGTGAAGTACGTCTTCTGTGACGCATTGGCGTGTTCTCAGCTGCTTCTGCCACACGCACCCCCAAGTGTTCTTCCACTCTCGCCCCCCGTCTGAGCAGGGACACGGGGTCTCTTCCTGGCCCTCTTCAGCTACTAAGGATGCAGTTTCTCAGGAGGATTTTTTTAAGCTGTAATATTTTATTAGGCTGAACTGTATAACCTCGTATCTCTGTTGTAGGGTaagattgtttttaagaaagtCGAATACAGTATTGATCCTC contains the following coding sequences:
- the CCDC127 gene encoding coiled-coil domain-containing protein 127 → MNNLNDPPNWNIRPNSRADGGDGSRWNYALLVPMLGLAAFRWIWSRESQKEIEKEREAYRQRTVAFQQDLEAKYHAVISENRRAVAHLSLELEKEQNRTTSYREALISQGRKLVEEKKLLEQERAQVMQERRQLQPLRSAYLSFLEKEDDWQRRARLVLKEFEDALTERQNIYCSLLLPRGRRLEIEKNLLVRAATDPVAADLQMAAGLTDIFKHDTYCGDVWNTNKRQNGRLMWLYLKYWELTVELRKCQRVEKAILEK